The nucleotide window TCAACATGTGAAAACATGGttctcagatttttttctttattttcttacgTAGGACAGAAATGAGACTGTGAGCAAATGTTACCGATGAGGAGTGAGGACTCCCCCAGGCTCATGACGCTGGGCAGTGAGGCCATGATGAGGCTCTgggaagaagcagaggaggaagacagactGTGGAGGGAGGTCAGAGTGCTTACTGGCGGCAGTGGGCCACTGCTGGACACCTAAGACAAGAGGACAACTTGATCATCatgacagcagcacacacaggtACTATACACCATAAACTAATGTGGACAGGAACCACTTCACATTCTCTCACAGGCTTGTGGTTATGGGTCTCGAGGAGTGTGTGGCTGGGCTCCAGTTGGACAGGGCTGATCACTAGACgtcccactctctctcctccgctaCCTCTGGCTGAGCTCATAGTGTCACACAGGATTTGCTGGCTGTATTTCacacctggaaaacaaattaaGTCAGTCCCTAAGAAGACAACATCCAGAGAGCTGGCCATGGGAAATCCAACTTTGCGTAACAGAACCCTCATTCTCCTGAATTTCACTTTGTCCTTTTAACCTGTTTGTGCTTGTCTGAAGTGTGTTAGGGTATTACCATGGTCCGGGCTTGAAAGGTTGAGGTTAGAGGATGAGGCAGATTGGTTGGTGAAAGGCGTGTCGAGGGCCAGTTTGTGACGGAAGGCCTCCTCTTTTCGGCGGTTTGCAAACCAGTTGTACACCCGAACTTCAGTAACCAGGTTGGAGCCCAATCCAGCAAGCTGAGAGGGGGACACTCCTCTCTGGATACACTCTGccctgagagaggaggaacatACAGACTGAGACTTTAGCTCATCATAATTTGACAAAATAAGAGAGATTCTTTGCAAACCACAATGAGTATGAACCTACGGTTGCTTAACATACTGTAGGTGTCAGCATTTGCACCATACAAACCTACCaggaacacaaatgttttttgtacatttttgtcGTCAGAACATCTAATGTTGAAATTGGTTACgtgtgtagctgaacacatcaacaaaattacaatatctaaaacattgattagaagaaacagtttgtagcataatggaaaaGTCTGTCAATGTTAGTaattatacataagaaaatgtcagataGAGATGAATTgggcagcaatgacaattgacTTGGAAgagttattgccagtaatggtgGAATATGTGAGTAGGTATATCAAGCaatcttgttgtaatcatagtccatgatcagctgccaccactaTCACGATCCACCACTATTTTTTATATGTTACAGATGACAACAACCTATTTTTCAAtcacctttttaattttttatggCATTAccaccttttctttctcctaaAGTCACATCAGCTTTcgatttctgtatttgtttcatttgttggAGCTCTCCTGGCTGGTTTGAAGTGGGTGGCTCTCCATTGGGAAGAGGTGTTACATATACCAAACCTTTAATATACCGTGTATGGTACCAAGCAGATTTTAACAGCATTTCTTCAGAAAAGATATAatgccatttgtttttttccactgcaAACTCTTTTCCCCCCATAACTTAAACTTTTGCTGATTTAGTCATGAGTATTTATTGCTATTGAGAAATGCAAGATGCATGAGATCAGGTACCAGGGGCATCAGGGCTAGgggcatttcagtttttaaggATGTAAAAAACGGAAGTGTTGTCTTCACTATATATCACCTGTTACACTCCTCCACcaacccctctctctcctccttgctGGGGTTCTTCTGTCGTTCGTAGGCATGGAAAAGGATCTGCAGGGACGCTGGACCCCACTTGAACCTGTTCCTCCGTCctttcctcacctcctcttgCTCATCCGCCGATGCGATGCCATGCTTGGCATTGGTAAATTCTGGAAGAAAATGgtactgtgtttttcttttggccTCAGTCTCctagaggactgatatttgatgagtgtgtgaaaatgtgtgcgtgtgtgaaatgtgatcaGTGGTTGAAAGCAGAAACTTGggtctctgcagctccacatctGCTTCAGTACTCACGCTGGCTGATCTCGCCCTGCTTCTTGACGTACCAGCTGTACAGAGACGCTCTCTTCTGGTTCTTCATGGGCGTGCCCTTGTTGAGGTGCTGGGAGAGGTGGGACTGGTTGAGCCCCGTGGACTCCACCACCTCTCTCTGAGGGAGATTGTGCTGCTGCATGTAGCTTTTCACTATTTTTGCAACATGCCAGGGGTCCTCCCTATTAGAGAAAGACCTTTTTTGAGTGCATTTGCCTCCTATATCCTCCTagaatttaaattatttgaatGAAGCATATCCCTTTATCTTTCCCCCAATATTTCTTGGTGTTTGTAACAATTAAATCCCTTCTAGAAAAGTGCTTAGCAGgtacagcttttcttttttacatttgacacAAAGCATGGCCACTGAGACGGAAGTATGGGGAGGCTTattgacagagagagataaggGAAAGCACACAGGGGCAAAGTCCAGGCCTTTTAGATCACTGGAGGGGAAAAACATGTAAAAGGTTTATAAAGCCTCATTTGACGCTTTCTAACTGTCAAGTCAGGAGCAGTGAAAATACACAATTCAGCCAAAATCCCAAACTTTAACTGATTTAAATTCATCtcagatatatatttttggtaTTTTAGAAGCAAAATAGCATTTTATTACtttgtaaaacatttacatctcTTATCCAATCCGTACATTCCAAATATTATAAATCAGGTCTTAGAACTGAATGTAGAAATATCACTTGTGCGTTGTGTAAACATGAACTCTCGTGACCAGCCCTCCTCCATTAATCTTCACCTATGCATGTAACTTATTTATTAAGAAATGTCCGGAGAATAATGATGGGGGTGGGTAATTAGTAACTAGCATAGGAGGAACCCTCTTTAAATTCGCCTCAGAAGCCAGGttgcagagagagggacagagaagcaggagaaggTGGGAGGAATTggtaaagagagaaaagagctttagaagaaaaaagaggggTTGACAGGTAAACTGTTGTTTCAACTCTCACATGCTTAGTTGTGATGGTGcaggaggtgaaaaaaaaaggggtgATGGTGAGCTGAGGCATTTTCAAATTTAACTAATCATGTCCTATTGGGAGGCACAGACAAATTGCTGTGTGAGAACAGCAGTAGGTGAGAGATTAAGGCAATTTGGCTGTTGTCATGGAGCCACCAGAGAAGTGCTGGGATCTACTTACTGCAGGAGCTGGTCGACTTCAACCCTCAGTTTGGCCGCCTCCTCTGGGGAAAGCTTCTCCAGCTCTCGGAATATAGGCGGTGGGAAATCcatttctccctcctctgagcTCTCGCcgtcccccctctctcccttttcagCACCAGCACTTGTCCTGTCCTGCTCCAGTTCCCCCAGGGCTTGGACCAGGACGTCCCGGGACAGTCCGGATTCCAGCAGGGCCCAGATCATCTGCTCCTGAAGAGAGGTCAGACAGCTCGGCCTCGGCATGGCTGCCCTGGccgtctcctctccctccattcGTCTGATGCCTTACCTCGCTACTGCTTCGCAAACAAACACTGCTGTCATGTGCACTACCACGCTCAAAGGACGGCCGGCCAGCCAGCGTTGGGTCTCATTATAGCCGTAGTCCCACTTCAGCTCCACAGAATTTAaactttcattttcctctgtgttgaATTTCCTCCCGATGTGTCCTGAGCTGCCTGGTTTTAGATCTCCACCTGCTGTTTTGCTTTCAAAggtcaattttctttttttctttttttttttttaaccttcctcctcttcaccccctcctccttacATGCGCCCTGTGAACTTTGTCCCCACTCTTGTCAGTCCCCAACAGTGACCAaagtacagtttaaaaaaacaataaataaaagtgaggaGATGTTAACGCTGCCAACAGAGCTGCGGAGGAAACCAGATCACCTCTCAAAGCAGCCACAAAGGACAAGttatgaaaacataacagaGAAGTTGTGAGGTACATTTATATGTAGAGatattctgttttcacacaggaGCTGACTTTtgggaaacacagaaaaaatcTTTTTAGTCTCAAATTTGAATTATGGATATTCCACACTTTAATTTTGAAGCAGGGAATTAAAAATGTCTATAGGCCAAAGTTTAACATGATAAATTGAACAGACTTATCCTTAGATTAACTGAACGCAACCACAGCATGACCTGTTGTGCAGTATGAGCCACTTGAGAGTGCTGTTGTGCCATCGACACATGAGAGCAGCCCACTGGGGGAGCAGAGTTCAGGTTGTGGCCTGCACACActgtgaagagagaagaagagaagagatagAGATGACAACTTTTCAAGTCCTCTCTTGAATTtcttcagaattttttttttgcctgtgtTCATAAATGCCTGTATGCCCGatggtaaaaaataaagtattaagaaaagtatcaagAAAATCTGCATAAGGCTGCAAAACTAAAACTAGATTATTAAATTTAACATTATTAGAATGCTATAACTGAAAATGATtgtgaaatgtgcattttattttttaagcatGTGGAGTTAATTTAGACTTCTTTAATGTTTAGAGCAACCAATCAACATAAGGATTGCCTTATTGATTGTGACAAATCAGTGTATATTTTTTGGTGAGTTTAAAGAAAAACTTACaggtacatttttttatgaaattaGCCAGAGCAAAAAGAGGCAAAGCTCCTAAAAACCTAGGAAAGTATTCTTCTCTACCATGAAAGGCATAGTAGTATTGATTAGTAGCGATTGGTCTTAAGAAAGTTGGCGTTTGTTCtttactttaacattgcatttCACCATTTGGGGTAATGCCGAACTATTGCTTTTGTGCAGATTGCACAAAGTCCAGCCTATTTTTGTGTCCGCAGTATTCATGACAGAAAGGGAGCTTTTGTGAGTTTCAGCTCTTTGGTTAAAATGAAAccatgtgaaataaaaaaataaaaaagtttacaGGGGAAATGTCTCTTTAGTGAAACTGCAAAGGGCAGCAGAAATGTTACATAGGACCCAAACCAGACACTGGTGTATTCTAATATTATAAGGATAAAGGAGTTAATCACTGGTTTCACATTAACaatgaattatattatataagtgTTTGTATAATCTTAATATTAACTATatctgtcaaataaatgaagtgGCGTAAAAAGTGCATTATTTACCTATTGTGGAGTAGAAGTATCACATAGCGTACAGTTCCTGTTTCTGTacaatacttgagtaaaagttgCCTAGTTAATTTCCACCACTGGTAACTTGTATGTAGGACTTGACCTTCGTTTTCATTATTAACTATATATTCTCcttttgtgtttgaatatgaaatTGTATGCGTATCGTTGTCATTTATTTCCCTTGTAAAGCATCTTAACTAGACCATCTTAACTAGATTTTTGgttttagatattttatttCAGAACATGTATGAAATTCAGGACCAAGATAGTCATCCATTCAGTGTGTTACTTATCGATAAAATGATAGTGAATCGGGGGCCTTTAGGGGTCCCTGGACCCCACTGTGAGAACCCCTGATCGAACCTGTTGTTATATCTGTTACCTTATTATTTTACACTCCATTGGCTCacttgttgatattttaactgtttatcTCACTTTGTTATCTTTGCTGCCACTCATCTCCATTAAAACATCTGTCCTTTTCGGATACAAAGTTAAGGATCAGGCCAAAATATTGTTcatgttgtgaaattgatgtgAGTGACTGTTGTAATATAAGCTGACTGCCGGCATGTTTAAACTCAGCTGTAACTCAGCATTTTCCTACTTTTCCATGTcagtctattttttttatttcctaattcaagatttttttttgtctttaatccactgtctttttttctgtcagagaAAGTTGGCAGGAATGATGAGTTGGAAGTGGACTGGGAAGAAAAGAGGGCAAACTGAAAGGGGAGAAAAACCTTTGAGAGTTAATGTAGTTCTTTATCTTCACTCTCTGAAAACGCTCGCTTTCTCTGCCTGGATCACCTTATCCCGTTCTCAGGTTCAGCCTATCCGCACCTTTTTGTGTGGAGCTGGTGTTACCCCACCCCACCCTTGGGAAGATGGCATTATACTGTATTTGGAAGGGTAACAGAGCTCCCTCTATCTTCCTGAGACATGCCACTGACCTGTAATTAAGTCCCATTGTACTATTCAGAGGACACTCCtcagcaaacagacagagggcagtgtgtgtgGATTTCCAGCGGCTCAGATACCGCTGTGACTAATGCTCCGCCACACAAGCTGGGTTTATCAAAAAGGACCACATGCAGCACACATTAGAGCCTCCATTTTCCCTCTACAGAGAACTCAAAGCTATGTTGATTGGTAATGACACACAATCCACACTGTCCATCTCTCATTAGTGAGCCATTGCTGGCCGCCTCTGTGCGTATAGTCTCAccaccagctctctctctctctctgtgtctctgcctcaGCCTCGTGTTCCCCACACCACCACCCTTCCCGTCCCCAACGCCGCCATTCAACCCCATTGATCATGCATGCAGAAATTTAACACACCCCTTAATTCTTGTCCAAATAGCCCCTGTCCCACTTCCAGAGCTTCATCTGCTCATCTGCAGAGGATAGAGGATAGGCCTGTGTGCAGGCAGGACATTGGCTTCAGCACCCAGTGAGGATGAATTGCGTTAGAGAGGACAATCGCAAATCTAAACCTGTGTACGTGCATCCCGTGTTAGCTTGTCATGTTGccctgaaatataaatatagggACATAACCAGCACTATTCTttgcttgatgttatatgtttCAGTGTAAGCATGCACAAAAAACACCTTCCAAACTCGGGCCTTGAGCCCCCAAACTTTGCAACAAACTCCTGAGTGTGACAGAATGTGTTTTATGCCGGTAAGTCAAAGCCGTCATTGTCTTTGTTTGAGTCGCTGAGGCTATTGATTGGCCTTAACATTGGCTACCAGGTCACATGTTGAGTCAGTGTTGAGAAGATTAGCCGGAGCTGGCTTTGGTACTAATTAAATACTTAAACCCCAGCAATGAATGAGAACACAGCACCCAAACCTCCTGCTATACCACGTTGCACAAGCCTGTTTGCATTATGGAAGATGTACAATGACACACAGATGCATTGTGGTATCTCCGGTGATATCTACAGCTGCAAACAAGAGGACTCGTACAAATAAACACTCCATTGACTTCAATGACTATCAGAGGATAGGTAGTTTTAGGAGATTAGGTAATATAACTGACGTCTGGAAATGTAACTCACCATTTTGTAAATTGTATTGTAATTCAAGCACCGTACAGTATTGCAGTATAAATGAGTTGTATGACTTTAAAGGAGAAACATTGTGTCCATGTCTACCTATTTAAACAGGCTGGAGGTGATGATTGATAACTTATTTCCCAACTCCGACTGTTGGCCTGTAGTTGTGAAACTGATTCACTTTGTGACTTGACCATTGCACCGTGACGTCAACACATTTATACAACAGCAAGTTGTGTGTGAATTATGTCTTCGCTGCTATCAAGACATtatcttttaattatttctaatatataatattattattattattattattattaatattatttctaaattatttccacttgattatttatatatttttactgctgaataaataattgaataaatcaatcagtcaattcactgtgtttttacatgtggTTCGTCAAAATTTCATGATAAGATTTTCAGTTGTTAAAACTTTTGAATACGTCACTAAACCAGTGAAGACATGATGACAGATGAGTTATTGTAACTGAAAATTGTGCCTGTTAAGAGTCTATTTGAACTatgagagaaaatgtgtaaagttaATCAAAGTTATCCACCATATGAAAGGAAGTACTGAGATTCTACCTTCATAATAAAAGCTCAATGCCTGTCAGTAAAAGAGATGTAGTTAAAAACTTCAAGCTTAAGATTTAACAAATGACTTAtcaaacaaatgtttacaaCATGCTATAATGTAGATATCAGCAGATGTAAGTATCATTATCAATGTATTTGTCAATAACTAAGTCCTCCTGTGAACACCTGTTATTGAAGGATGATGTATAACTGTACCATTAATGTAACAAAGCAAAACCCAGTAGTTATAATATATTAGTTGTTTTTTATAGGAGTAGTTATAATTGCTGACAAATACTGTGAATTAATTAACAACCAAAATGTTGGTCTGTTGGCTTAGAACTACTttataacttgttttttaatatattttcatttctattgttatatatattagGCACTGGTTATGCATTTAGTTGGTGTacactttatattttccttttcacttaCAATACACTTTATATTAAaaattttattttcactttttaatagATATTTTTTAGACTTAATCCTCTATTGTTTTATCCTCTGTACTCTATCCTCTGTATCCTCTGTATTGTATATTGATATCGTATTACTGTAatcttggagcaagctggcacaagaaTGTGCTTTGGgattaataaaatcagtttcatcttatctaatcttattttatgtgttgttaaaacatgaatatattcaaactttgtttcttttaaatgtgttctaTAAATAAGTTGAGTTTACTTGACTTGCATGTCAATGGGGCAGACTTCATGTAAACtattatttttttgcatgtttagtttaatttaatttgtttagtttggacgttttaaaaaaataaaataaatttgtaggaaaaaaaatcacaaaatagaATGCGGCAACATAAgtagtagaaaaaaaacatgtttttcttattttacccCTACAATATATAATTTACTGTTGTATATtcaaagttttcagttttttaaacgTGTTCTATAAATAGAGTAAATTTGActtgattttgatattttattttcaaattttacaTGTTTAGCTTAGTTTATCCCACATGtgtttaaaacataaaataa belongs to Hippoglossus stenolepis isolate QCI-W04-F060 chromosome 9, HSTE1.2, whole genome shotgun sequence and includes:
- the hnf1a gene encoding hepatocyte nuclear factor 1-alpha isoform X2 encodes the protein MEGEETARAAMPRPSCLTSLQEQMIWALLESGLSRDVLVQALGELEQDRTSAGAEKGERGDGESSEEGEMDFPPPIFRELEKLSPEEAAKLRVEVDQLLQEDPWHVAKIVKSYMQQHNLPQREVVESTGLNQSHLSQHLNKGTPMKNQKRASLYSWYVKKQGEISQQFTNAKHGIASADEQEEVRKGRRNRFKWGPASLQILFHAYERQKNPSKEEREGLVEECNRAECIQRGVSPSQLAGLGSNLVTEVRVYNWFANRRKEEAFRHKLALDTPFTNQSASSSNLNLSSPDHGVKYSQQILCDTMSSARGSGGERVGRLVISPVQLEPSHTLLETHNHKPVSSSGPLPPVSTLTSLHSLSSSSASSQSLIMASLPSVMSLGESSLLIGLASTQPQTVPIINNVGGGFTTLQPISFQQQLHASSQLPISHLQSHMGASPFMATMTQLPCHMYSKLDSPQYHSSSLLSQTMVITDGSSLGNLTSLSTVRPILTADPEEQTDPNLQEESLHLQPHTPVPADGLLGFFSCLTTSG
- the hnf1a gene encoding hepatocyte nuclear factor 1-alpha isoform X1, which translates into the protein MEGEETARAAMPRPSCLTSLQEQMIWALLESGLSRDVLVQALGELEQDRTSAGAEKGERGDGESSEEGEMDFPPPIFRELEKLSPEEAAKLRVEVDQLLQEDPWHVAKIVKSYMQQHNLPQREVVESTGLNQSHLSQHLNKGTPMKNQKRASLYSWYVKKQGEISQQFTNAKHGIASADEQEEVRKGRRNRFKWGPASLQILFHAYERQKNPSKEEREGLVEECNRAECIQRGVSPSQLAGLGSNLVTEVRVYNWFANRRKEEAFRHKLALDTPFTNQSASSSNLNLSSPDHGVKYSQQILCDTMSSARGSGGERVGRLVISPVQLEPSHTLLETHNHKPVSSSGPLPPVSTLTSLHSLSSSSASSQSLIMASLPSVMSLGESSLLIGLASTQPQTVPIINNVGGGFTTLQPISFQQQLHASSQLPISHLQSHMGASPFMATMTQLPCHMYSKLDSPQYHSSSLLSQTMVITDGSSLGNLTSLSTVRPILTADPEEQTDPNLQEESLHLQPHTPVPAASSQSLELYPASQTTDSHQSHLLSPSPTDISSYIPTQMVSTAQ
- the hnf1a gene encoding hepatocyte nuclear factor 1-alpha isoform X3; this translates as MEGEETARAAMPRPSCLTSLQEQMIWALLESGLSRDVLVQALGELEQDRTSAGAEKGERGDGESSEEGEMDFPPPIFRELEKLSPEEAAKLRVEVDQLLQEDPWHVAKIVKSYMQQHNLPQREVVESTGLNQSHLSQHLNKGTPMKNQKRASLYSWYVKKQGEISQQFTNAKHGIASADEQEEVRKGRRNRFKWGPASLQILFHAYERQKNPSKEEREGLVEECNRAECIQRGVSPSQLAGLGSNLVTEVRVYNWFANRRKEEAFRHKLALDTPFTNQSASSSNLNLSSPDHGVKYSQQILCDTMSSARGSGGERVGRLVISPVQLEPSHTLLETHNHKPVSSSGPLPPVSTLTSLHSLSSSSASSQSLIMASLPSVMSLGESSLLIGLASTQPQTVPIINNVGGGFTTLQPISFQQQLHASSQLPISHLQSHMGASPFMATMTQLPCHMYSKLDSPQYHSSSLLSQTMVITDGSSLGNLTSLSTVRPILTADPEEQTDPNLQEESLHLQPHTPVPDGLLGFFSCLTTSG